One genomic window of Caenorhabditis elegans chromosome I includes the following:
- the Y65B4A.9 gene encoding Protein kinase domain-containing protein (Confirmed by transcript evidence) — protein MTSVGPGQPQKELIRAQNGTYEVTKPLATGTFGSIYKLLRQMSVVLASIHHPSPFFTNIEERGTVPNRFLFIVMPLYGENLYELMMNTNKDRKFSMATGLHLAEQTLAAIRDLHRNGFIHRDIKPSHFCIGREIDGQHHQVYLLDFGLCKRPRFVKKNDEAEEQMRKNAIHYRGVVKYASVHAHQGKNLGYKDDMESWWYMVLEFFLGALPWALLNKESEQDVLHLKRRITAPMVASVWRTTPETTAGFFDLLTIIREPKDVAEFVEYDRIADGIQKLFEKSKSNTQEPPDWDCMTDYKGPGYQQVLMIAPPEVGLKPEMDFGKSDPGAGGESGEQPKKEDVDKKKKKKKKSKKKGKSNNKTTSAEEVE, from the exons ATGACGTCAGTCGGACCTGGACAACCGCAAAAGGAGCTCATTCGAGCACAAAACGGCACCTATGAAGTCACGAAACCGCTGGCGACGGGCACGTTCGGCTCGATTTACAAG cttcTTCGTCAAATGTCAGTTGTCCTCGCGTCGATCCACCACCCATCTCCATTCTTCACGAATATCGAGGAACGTGGCACGGTTCCAAATCGCTTCCTCTTCATTGTGATGCCATTG TATGGCGAGAACCTATACGAGCTGATGATGAACACGAACAAGGATCGCAAGTTCAGCATGGCGACGGGTCTTCACTTGGCCGAGCAGACGCTGGCCGCGATTCGTGACCTCCACCGGAATGGATTCATTCATCGCGACATCAAGCCATCGCATTTCTGTATTGGAAGAGAGATTGACGGACAGCACCATCAGGTTTACCTGTTGGATTTCGGGTTGTGCAAGAGACCGAG attCGTCAAGAAGAACGACGAAGCTGAGGAGCAGATGAGAAAGAATGCGATTCACTACAGAGGAGTCGTCAAGTACGCGAGCGTTCATGCTCACCAGGGG AAAAATCTCGGCTACAAGGACGACATGGAGTCCTGGTGGTACATGGTGCTCGAGTTCTTCCTCGGAGCTCTCCCATGGGCACTGCTCAACAAGGAAAGCGAACAGGACGTGCTCCACTTGAAACGTCGCATCACTGCACCGATGGTCGCGTCGGTTTGGAGAACCACTCCGGAGACCACTGCTGGGTTCTTTGATCTTCTGACCATCATCCGTGAGCCCAAGGATGTCGCTGAGTTTGTGGAGTACGATCGTATCGCTGATGGGATCCAGAAGCTGTTTGAGAAGTCTAAGTCAAATACCCAGGAGCCACCAGATTGGGATTGTATGACGGATTACAAGGGTCCTGGATACCAGCAGGTACTGATGATCGCGCCGCCTGAGGTTGGGCTGAAGCCGGAGATGGACTTTGGGAAGAGCGATCCGGGAGCCGGGGGAGAATCTGGAGAGCAGCCAAAGAAGGAAGATGTagacaagaagaaaaagaagaagaag aagtctAAGAAGAAGGGGAAGAGCAACAACAAGACGACGTCGGCGGAAGAGGTTGAATAA
- the Y65B4A.9 gene encoding Protein kinase domain-containing protein (Confirmed by transcript evidence), producing MTSVGPGQPQKELIRAQNGTYEVTKPLATGTFGSIYKVKRESDGKFFAVKCEALNMKSSLLRQMSVVLASIHHPSPFFTNIEERGTVPNRFLFIVMPLYGENLYELMMNTNKDRKFSMATGLHLAEQTLAAIRDLHRNGFIHRDIKPSHFCIGREIDGQHHQVYLLDFGLCKRPRFVKKNDEAEEQMRKNAIHYRGVVKYASVHAHQGKNLGYKDDMESWWYMVLEFFLGALPWALLNKESEQDVLHLKRRITAPMVASVWRTTPETTAGFFDLLTIIREPKDVAEFVEYDRIADGIQKLFEKSKSNTQEPPDWDCMTDYKGPGYQQVLMIAPPEVGLKPEMDFGKSDPGAGGESGEQPKKEDVDKKKKKKKKSKKKGKSNNKTTSAEEVE from the exons ATGACGTCAGTCGGACCTGGACAACCGCAAAAGGAGCTCATTCGAGCACAAAACGGCACCTATGAAGTCACGAAACCGCTGGCGACGGGCACGTTCGGCTCGATTTACAAGGTAAAACGCGAGAGTGATGGGAAGTTTTTTGCGGTCAAATGCGAGGCGTTGAACATGAAGAGCTCG cttcTTCGTCAAATGTCAGTTGTCCTCGCGTCGATCCACCACCCATCTCCATTCTTCACGAATATCGAGGAACGTGGCACGGTTCCAAATCGCTTCCTCTTCATTGTGATGCCATTG TATGGCGAGAACCTATACGAGCTGATGATGAACACGAACAAGGATCGCAAGTTCAGCATGGCGACGGGTCTTCACTTGGCCGAGCAGACGCTGGCCGCGATTCGTGACCTCCACCGGAATGGATTCATTCATCGCGACATCAAGCCATCGCATTTCTGTATTGGAAGAGAGATTGACGGACAGCACCATCAGGTTTACCTGTTGGATTTCGGGTTGTGCAAGAGACCGAG attCGTCAAGAAGAACGACGAAGCTGAGGAGCAGATGAGAAAGAATGCGATTCACTACAGAGGAGTCGTCAAGTACGCGAGCGTTCATGCTCACCAGGGG AAAAATCTCGGCTACAAGGACGACATGGAGTCCTGGTGGTACATGGTGCTCGAGTTCTTCCTCGGAGCTCTCCCATGGGCACTGCTCAACAAGGAAAGCGAACAGGACGTGCTCCACTTGAAACGTCGCATCACTGCACCGATGGTCGCGTCGGTTTGGAGAACCACTCCGGAGACCACTGCTGGGTTCTTTGATCTTCTGACCATCATCCGTGAGCCCAAGGATGTCGCTGAGTTTGTGGAGTACGATCGTATCGCTGATGGGATCCAGAAGCTGTTTGAGAAGTCTAAGTCAAATACCCAGGAGCCACCAGATTGGGATTGTATGACGGATTACAAGGGTCCTGGATACCAGCAGGTACTGATGATCGCGCCGCCTGAGGTTGGGCTGAAGCCGGAGATGGACTTTGGGAAGAGCGATCCGGGAGCCGGGGGAGAATCTGGAGAGCAGCCAAAGAAGGAAGATGTagacaagaagaaaaagaagaagaag aagtctAAGAAGAAGGGGAAGAGCAACAACAAGACGACGTCGGCGGAAGAGGTTGAATAA